Proteins found in one Planktothrix serta PCC 8927 genomic segment:
- a CDS encoding Uma2 family endonuclease: MTFNKAHPYLSPEEYLESEKNSPIKHEYIQGKIYAMAGASDAHVTITANLLAMLRNHIRGSGCRVYFADMKARIESLNIFYYPDIMVTCDSRDVNFEYFKCYPCLIIEVISSSTEAFDRGDKFIDYQELETLEEYVLISQNRQRIDCFRRNTEGRWELYSYRGNQELELTCVNFSGSLAAVYEDVSFPESFIALREREQGTGNREQ; encoded by the coding sequence ATGACGTTTAATAAAGCTCATCCCTATCTTTCCCCCGAAGAATATTTAGAATCAGAAAAAAATAGCCCGATTAAACATGAATATATCCAAGGTAAAATTTATGCAATGGCTGGAGCGAGTGATGCTCACGTCACTATTACCGCTAACTTACTGGCTATGCTAAGAAATCATATTCGGGGAAGCGGTTGTCGTGTTTATTTTGCTGATATGAAAGCCCGGATTGAAAGTTTAAATATTTTCTACTATCCTGATATTATGGTGACTTGCGACTCACGCGATGTTAATTTTGAATATTTTAAATGCTATCCCTGCTTGATTATTGAAGTAATTTCATCCTCTACAGAAGCCTTTGATAGAGGGGATAAATTTATCGATTATCAAGAATTAGAAACCTTGGAAGAATATGTATTAATTAGTCAAAACCGCCAGCGCATTGATTGTTTTCGACGGAATACAGAGGGGAGATGGGAGCTTTATAGTTATCGAGGAAATCAAGAACTAGAGTTAACCTGTGTTAATTTCTCTGGTTCTCTTGCTGCTGTTTATGAAGATGTTTCTTTCCCTGAAAGTTTTATAGCACTACGCGAAAGGGAACAGGGAACAGGGAACAGGGAACAGTAA
- a CDS encoding AAA family ATPase codes for MIPQKLTLKNFLSYREATLDFSGLHTACICGSNGSGKSSLLEAMAWAIWGESRAESKDDIIYMGELETQVDFIFISQGNLYRVIRNRRRGQSGALEFQVATTVLQEIEDLDKIKFRPLTEKGILATQQKIIDYLKLDYDTFTNSAYLRQGKADEFMIKRPAERKEILASLLKLDQYDGLSEKAKDSARDYKAQGEVLEQTLTANQAQIEQKCQLEQEIIQLQNTVDHLQEKQIQDRDNYQQLQAQQHHRQAWEKLLTGQQQQHQTFAQDYRRLQQELATTQRQRQELEAVLQQETEIQAGYNNFITLQTTEETLSAQFKIYQDSQQRRQQLQEQQRQHLNTLQQQIQTLQARLEALTQQEQDYLQSLSQKPDIEAGLEQLQTARTRLNQFDQLQLEVTPILQHRQRIQTELDRAQSRQQARLEELKTSVGKLQRTLQHHRPQLEAQLQTTADQITELDKKKVYQLRVREKGQERHHFIDRLNNVKRDYEEKLTELEQKIQLLSKSETEETETAELPLLRSQFPPCPLCDRPLDEHHWNLVISKHQNQQQEFRNQIWVIHEQLVVADRELKILQEEYRQIQQDLLPYEELREHRVKIQAQLESLYQDEQHLQQLVLEQKAVQTLLETGNYATDLYAELQNLEQKLSQLNYNEQSHALARNEEKRWRWAEIKYSQIRDAQDKLNKIQVQKPELETQIQTLTQTLSEQKNNSEIQQEILALEQKINQMGYNVEEHNRIRSQLRQAQVWLTRTEQLNQAKQQYPILQQRIEELETLTQERAKNLQGIQGQIELLQQQLKETPDPTEALKQLEQLIQQQRLKLDSYLGQLGSLQQQQTQIDQLNVQQTELKTQLDTVRRQYRVYQELSQAFGKNGIQALMIENILPQLEAETNQILSRLSANQLHVQFVTQRTGRGSRSTKKTAKMIETLEILIADARGTRSYETYSGGEAFRINFAIRLALAKLLAQRAGTSLQMLIIDEGFGTQDAEGCDRLIAAINAIASDFACILTVTHIPSLKEAFQARIEVHKTSQGSQIYLSI; via the coding sequence ATGATTCCCCAAAAACTGACCCTAAAAAATTTCCTTAGCTACCGAGAAGCGACCCTAGATTTTAGTGGATTACATACCGCTTGTATTTGCGGTTCTAATGGGTCGGGAAAGTCATCTTTATTAGAAGCAATGGCTTGGGCAATTTGGGGGGAGAGTCGGGCAGAATCGAAGGATGATATTATCTATATGGGAGAATTAGAAACCCAGGTTGATTTTATATTTATTAGTCAGGGAAACTTATATCGGGTGATTCGTAACCGCCGCCGAGGTCAATCAGGAGCGTTAGAATTTCAAGTCGCAACCACCGTTTTACAAGAAATTGAAGATTTAGATAAAATTAAGTTTCGTCCCCTAACAGAAAAGGGAATATTAGCCACCCAACAGAAAATTATAGACTACTTAAAATTAGATTACGATACTTTTACTAATTCCGCCTATTTGCGTCAGGGAAAAGCGGATGAATTCATGATCAAACGTCCAGCCGAACGCAAAGAAATTCTGGCGAGTTTGTTAAAATTAGATCAATATGATGGCTTATCAGAAAAAGCCAAAGACTCAGCGCGTGACTATAAAGCCCAGGGGGAAGTTTTAGAACAAACTTTAACTGCAAATCAAGCCCAAATTGAACAAAAATGTCAACTTGAACAGGAGATTATTCAACTCCAAAATACCGTTGATCATCTGCAAGAAAAACAAATCCAAGACCGGGATAATTATCAACAGTTACAAGCGCAACAACATCATCGTCAAGCTTGGGAAAAATTATTAACCGGACAACAACAACAACATCAGACTTTTGCTCAAGATTATCGACGTTTACAACAGGAATTAGCCACGACACAACGCCAACGTCAGGAACTTGAAGCGGTATTACAACAGGAAACAGAAATTCAAGCCGGATATAATAATTTTATCACCCTACAAACTACCGAAGAAACCCTATCGGCTCAATTTAAAATTTATCAAGATTCTCAACAGCGTCGTCAACAGTTACAAGAACAACAACGTCAACATCTTAATACCTTACAACAACAAATTCAAACCCTACAAGCTCGTTTAGAAGCGTTGACTCAACAGGAACAGGATTATTTACAAAGTTTAAGCCAAAAACCCGATATTGAAGCCGGGTTAGAACAGTTACAAACGGCTCGAACTCGTTTAAATCAGTTTGATCAATTGCAATTAGAAGTTACCCCAATTTTACAACATCGTCAACGGATTCAAACGGAGTTAGATCGGGCTCAATCTCGTCAACAAGCAAGGTTAGAGGAATTAAAAACCTCTGTAGGAAAACTTCAACGAACGCTCCAACATCATCGCCCCCAATTAGAAGCACAATTACAAACCACTGCTGATCAAATTACGGAATTAGATAAGAAAAAAGTCTATCAACTGCGAGTCAGAGAAAAGGGACAGGAACGTCATCATTTTATCGATCGCTTGAATAATGTTAAACGGGATTATGAAGAAAAATTAACAGAACTAGAGCAGAAAATTCAACTGTTATCAAAATCGGAAACAGAGGAAACAGAAACCGCCGAATTACCTTTGTTGCGATCGCAATTTCCCCCCTGTCCTCTGTGCGATCGCCCCTTAGATGAACATCACTGGAATTTAGTTATTTCTAAACATCAAAACCAACAACAGGAATTCAGAAACCAAATTTGGGTTATTCATGAGCAGTTAGTGGTTGCGGATCGAGAACTGAAAATTTTACAGGAGGAATACCGACAAATTCAACAAGATTTATTACCCTACGAAGAATTGCGAGAACATCGGGTAAAAATTCAAGCTCAGTTAGAAAGTTTGTATCAAGATGAACAACACTTACAACAACTGGTTTTAGAACAAAAGGCGGTTCAAACCCTATTAGAAACAGGTAATTATGCAACGGATTTATATGCAGAATTGCAGAATTTAGAGCAGAAGTTAAGCCAACTTAATTATAATGAACAAAGCCATGCTTTAGCCAGAAATGAGGAAAAAAGGTGGCGTTGGGCGGAAATTAAATATAGTCAAATTCGAGATGCTCAAGACAAATTAAATAAAATTCAGGTTCAAAAACCTGAATTAGAAACTCAAATTCAAACCTTAACCCAAACCTTGAGCGAACAGAAAAATAATTCTGAAATTCAACAAGAAATTCTAGCGTTAGAGCAAAAAATTAATCAAATGGGTTATAATGTAGAAGAACATAATCGCATCCGTTCCCAGTTACGTCAAGCTCAAGTTTGGTTAACTCGTACCGAACAATTAAACCAAGCCAAACAACAATATCCAATTCTTCAACAACGCATTGAAGAATTAGAAACCCTAACCCAAGAACGAGCAAAGAATTTGCAAGGAATTCAAGGTCAAATCGAACTATTACAACAGCAATTAAAAGAAACTCCCGACCCCACAGAAGCGTTAAAACAGTTAGAGCAATTGATTCAACAACAACGGCTAAAATTAGATAGTTATTTAGGTCAATTGGGAAGTTTACAACAACAACAAACTCAAATTGATCAGTTAAATGTTCAACAAACGGAACTTAAAACTCAATTAGATACCGTCCGCCGTCAATATCGGGTTTATCAAGAATTATCGCAAGCCTTTGGCAAAAATGGGATTCAAGCGTTAATGATTGAGAATATTTTACCGCAATTAGAAGCAGAAACCAATCAAATTTTATCTCGATTATCTGCTAATCAACTTCATGTTCAATTCGTAACGCAACGCACCGGACGCGGTAGTCGCTCTACCAAAAAAACAGCTAAAATGATTGAAACCTTAGAAATTCTAATAGCAGATGCGAGGGGAACTCGTTCTTATGAAACCTATTCTGGGGGGGAAGCTTTTAGAATTAATTTTGCGATTCGTTTAGCCTTAGCTAAATTATTAGCACAACGGGCGGGAACGTCTCTACAAATGTTAATTATTGATGAAGGTTTTGGAACCCAAGATGCGGAAGGATGCGATCGGTTAATTGCTGCTATTAATGCGATCGCCTCTGATTTTGCTTGTATTCTGACTGTTACTCATATTCCCAGTTTAAAAGAAGCCTTTCAAGCTCGAATTGAAGTGCATAAAACCAGTCAAGGATCGCAAATTTACCTCTCCATTTAA
- a CDS encoding tetratricopeptide repeat protein produces the protein MVKQTKLFTQQDQQANAGAASRKRLDFLAWVSRSSAILTLVLLSAGVSVAQSQPLKSPEPKPTTPTEKISPTDRLELEQLREQQRLQEQVQAEAQRAFKQTMTLFNLLLGLLGILLAATLVGLWLLRRSVVREVTIIVKNHLNELGDLEGKIAAANQQMQAVIQETDRIAEDLHLETHNFQDELGSQRSQIGEWLTELSQVRQRALQDFQEETQQVEQQLHHLEIEFSKQLSDLQNRASNQQNLILQNLDKLGTNYANHLTGLQADVDGQKNTVLEHFKQSETVLTTQLSELQHQVQNQRDRLFQSLEQVSVEFRTTVSGWQTDVEGQKNTVGQNLQQIEAELVQELSQLQKQAETQKDRVFARLERYETDFAPQLEEIRIKSEQKAQEQIDLALRNLEKFGNDAVTKLSDSQGRIQGQMEQKLQRIQQLEQQAETQLATYQQQIQTQVDEKLQRLQQLEVDYAGIIADSQAGWKTQKERIVQRLEKFDQDVNGVIEQLRGDLQTRKDSTFKKLDKFDTMLTEQLTEVQADANTQKAGIYQELVAMQSEALTRKDEILKELAAIAPTALVESAVSEMMQKIETITDQLERLQSNKPELFLNVDDYVQQGNVLFAEGRYEEALGAFHQVVELQPNDYRAWLNRGMALSRLKRQNEAIASYKKALEIKPDYHQAWVDLGVTYGKLQKHQDAFEAFDQAVKVKPEDGVAWLNRGMALQAIERYSDAVTSFDQAIEFDPDNSKAWNYRGYVLIKLKRGKEALESLDRALELKPDYADAYYNKALSYAQQRQTELAVEHLEQAIDLNTRYREEAKTDPDLYPIVKFLRPKAKLQS, from the coding sequence TTGGTTAAGCAGACAAAGCTATTTACGCAACAGGATCAGCAGGCTAATGCTGGTGCTGCATCTCGTAAGCGTCTTGATTTTTTGGCGTGGGTATCCCGAAGCAGCGCCATTTTGACGTTAGTATTACTGTCGGCGGGAGTCAGCGTTGCTCAGTCTCAACCCCTGAAGTCTCCAGAGCCGAAACCCACGACTCCGACTGAAAAGATATCCCCGACGGATCGACTGGAACTCGAACAACTGCGAGAACAGCAGCGCTTACAAGAACAGGTTCAAGCGGAAGCTCAACGGGCCTTTAAACAGACAATGACGCTGTTTAATCTGTTGTTAGGACTCTTAGGGATTTTATTAGCAGCAACCTTAGTGGGATTATGGTTATTGCGGCGTTCTGTTGTTCGAGAAGTAACGATTATTGTTAAAAATCATCTGAATGAATTAGGGGATTTAGAAGGCAAAATAGCAGCCGCCAATCAACAAATGCAAGCGGTAATTCAAGAAACCGATCGCATTGCTGAAGATTTGCATTTAGAAACCCATAATTTTCAGGATGAATTAGGAAGCCAACGCAGTCAAATTGGGGAATGGTTAACGGAATTATCCCAAGTTCGTCAACGGGCTTTACAAGACTTTCAAGAAGAAACTCAACAGGTTGAGCAACAACTTCATCACTTAGAAATTGAGTTTTCTAAACAACTGTCAGATTTACAAAACCGAGCCAGTAATCAACAAAATTTAATCTTACAAAATTTAGATAAACTGGGAACGAATTACGCCAACCATCTTACGGGGTTACAAGCGGATGTAGATGGACAAAAAAATACGGTTTTAGAGCATTTTAAACAATCAGAAACGGTTTTAACGACCCAATTATCGGAATTACAACATCAAGTTCAAAATCAACGCGATCGCCTCTTCCAAAGCCTAGAACAAGTAAGTGTAGAATTCAGAACAACGGTGTCCGGTTGGCAAACTGATGTGGAAGGACAAAAAAATACCGTAGGTCAGAATTTACAACAAATTGAAGCGGAATTAGTTCAAGAGTTATCCCAACTGCAAAAACAGGCAGAAACCCAAAAAGATCGGGTATTTGCTCGTTTAGAACGATATGAAACCGATTTTGCACCGCAATTAGAAGAAATTCGGATTAAATCGGAACAAAAAGCTCAAGAACAAATTGATTTAGCGTTGAGAAACTTAGAGAAATTTGGCAATGATGCCGTTACAAAACTCTCTGATTCTCAAGGCAGAATTCAGGGACAAATGGAGCAGAAACTCCAAAGAATTCAACAGTTAGAACAGCAAGCGGAAACCCAACTCGCTACCTATCAACAGCAAATTCAGACCCAGGTAGATGAAAAGTTACAACGATTACAACAATTAGAAGTAGACTATGCTGGGATTATTGCCGATAGTCAGGCGGGATGGAAAACCCAAAAAGAACGTATTGTCCAACGGTTAGAGAAGTTTGATCAAGATGTGAATGGGGTAATTGAACAGTTAAGAGGGGATTTACAAACCCGCAAGGATTCTACTTTTAAGAAATTGGATAAATTTGACACCATGTTAACGGAACAGTTAACAGAAGTTCAAGCAGATGCTAATACTCAAAAAGCGGGAATTTATCAAGAATTAGTGGCAATGCAGTCGGAAGCGTTAACGAGAAAAGATGAAATTCTCAAGGAATTAGCGGCAATTGCTCCGACCGCTTTAGTGGAATCGGCGGTATCAGAAATGATGCAAAAAATTGAAACAATTACGGATCAATTAGAACGGTTACAATCGAATAAACCGGAGCTATTTTTAAACGTCGATGATTATGTTCAACAGGGGAATGTTTTATTTGCCGAAGGACGTTATGAAGAAGCTTTAGGAGCGTTTCATCAAGTTGTAGAATTACAACCGAATGATTATCGAGCTTGGCTAAATCGAGGGATGGCTTTAAGTCGATTAAAACGTCAAAATGAAGCGATCGCATCTTATAAAAAAGCCTTAGAAATTAAACCCGATTATCATCAAGCTTGGGTAGATTTAGGCGTAACTTATGGTAAATTACAAAAACATCAAGATGCCTTTGAAGCCTTTGATCAAGCGGTGAAAGTTAAACCCGAAGATGGGGTGGCGTGGTTAAATCGGGGGATGGCGTTACAAGCCATTGAACGTTATTCAGATGCGGTGACATCTTTTGATCAAGCGATTGAATTTGATCCTGATAATTCTAAAGCCTGGAATTATCGAGGTTATGTTTTAATTAAGTTAAAACGGGGAAAAGAAGCGTTAGAAAGTTTAGATCGAGCGTTAGAATTAAAGCCCGATTATGCTGATGCTTACTATAATAAAGCCCTTAGTTATGCTCAACAACGTCAAACAGAATTAGCTGTTGAACATTTAGAGCAAGCTATTGATCTAAATACTCGTTATCGGGAGGAAGCTAAAACTGACCCAGATTTATATCCAATTGTCAAGTTTTTGCGTCCTAAAGCTAAACTTCAATCTTGA